The DNA sequence aaccactgtttagcctggtgaactgctgttgcatggctatatttggttcggctagacgaagaaacaactcatgcaggcgagcgcgcgagctgagacccggctatgcagctacgcggccgcaagcgagcgcacgagttgagcctccgcttttgcagctgttatgacgtcatatggtagctacgcggccgcgcgcgcgcggcgcagcaagacagagcgtggttgtgcggctagtatgcttcgcataaaaatgcgaaagcattattgtccAATTGGACGCCgccgagcggtccttcgagttatgaacacctcgcgggcgagcgagcgctttgagacgcttggcgcgttttcatttgaccttaccgaggcacagttagaacgcaggcgagagtttGCGTGGACAAGGAGCGCACGGTTGACACGGGCATCGCACTGGCTTCCATGAGCGaatgatcgagctcatcacgacgctcggcttggcagacaactagaactaagcgggcgaacccggaccggggttcttgaataaagttcattctctctctctctctctctctctctctctctctctctccgtgagCGACGAGAGCTAGGCTGGCACGGCATCGTGGCGATACCCTCACGGATCACCTGGCGTGCAACTGGCCGGCCAGCAGATGTTCCCTCTCACCCGCTCTGCCCCATCGAGGcgcgcttgtgacgtggcgtcgcagccagtggCAGTTTAGGCGCTGCTACAGACGCGGGACGCCGGCTTCTTCGTTCAGTGAGCCATTTGACACTTTTGCATTAAAGAAAAGTTATCTGTGGGTCCAGCAGCACTCGCTAGGTCAAGGGGACAATGTAATTTGGAGAGGCTTAACTTAACCCCTGTTGACGACAATCAAGAGAGGAGGTGAATGTGCTTTAATAACTACGTTTCAACAGCGATAACACAACGGGGTGTGCTAAGTGcacttcgagaaaaaaaaaggctgaagAAAACTGGGCCAGAATATCGAACCAGAATTATTCTTGGCGTAGTCTTTTTCGGGACGCTTCGACGAAAACAAAGTAACACGAACCAGAAACTTTTCTCGTGAGACGTTTGAGCTTGTTACTTCACCGAACTAAACAATAAGCAGGCAGGCCAGAGTGGCGCGTCTGGCAACGCACGTTCTTATTGGTTCCCCGTCCGCGGGTCTACACCGAAAAATATTTTCCGCGCAAAGCTGGCTGGTCGCAAGCCCAATGCACCGTATGAGGCAGGCTTAAACGGCTTAATTAGCTCGTCTCTGCACGCCTTAACCTTAATTAGTTCGTCTCTGCACGTAACAACCAAACGCGCACTTGCCTGATAGGCTGCGGCCAGGCCACCTCGGACCGATGTCTGGTCCGAGCTGACAGACCGCGGTCCGCGCGACGGAGACCGTCGGTGACCCCTGGGAAGGCTGCCGTTGTCGAGCAAGGTGGGCGACGCGTCTCGAGAGCtcgacttcgtcgtcgtcgtcgtcgtcgtcttcttcttggACGACCGGTCTCCTCCTCCCAGCGAAGCGGTGTACGTGAACACGTAGCCACTGCTGGGCACCGTCACGTCCGCGTCGGCCATGCCGCGACGGTAGTCCTTGTCGATGTCGCGCACCCAGACCCCGGACGTCGACGTGGTGGGCGACCCCGTGCGAGACCTCTCGTTGTCCGAGACCCTGGCCGGCACGTTCTCGTAACTGAGCTCGCGCTTCTTGGAGTCGTAGGCCTTGAGCACGCTGCCGGGCCTGCTGCCGTCGCGGTGGCCGCCCAGTATCCCCGGCTCGCTGTTGACGCTGGAGGTGTCCGAGTCCCGGCGCCTGGCGCTGTCGTCGTGCTCCCACCGGCCCAGGTTGAAGCCGAAGCTGCGGCTGGACGACTTCACCCGTCGGATGCTTCCGTACTCCGGCTCCGGGGTCGTGGAAACGTCGCCGCCTCGCCTCGGCGTCGGTGACGAGGACGAGGCTCTGCTTCGGTCGTAGTACTCGTAGTCGCGCTCGACGTAGCGGGGGCTGGAAGTGATCGGGTAGTCCACGACCACTTCGGGATGGTGCACGTGTATTTCGGGAgtcttgaacgtggtggtcttcTTGCTCTTGTCCACCTGGCTGTACAGGTGCGAGACGTCGCCACTGGTCGCGAAGAACTCTTCCAAGTCGAAGGGCTTGACCTGCGGGAGAGCGAACGTAGATTTCTGTACATCGCTTTTCGATTATTCGATTGAAAGCGGCTTGCAGGTAATTTTTTTAACCGATACTTTCGCTTTCATCTTTTCGTTTTCTGACTGAAGGGTGGTGGTAAAGGGATGTAGGAAGCGAGCATAGAGGTGGACAGATGAAGGGGCCGCAGGAGTTAAACTGATCGACAGTTGCTCTGATAGCGATAATGTAGAGCGTGGAATGTATTTGCAATGGCGTGATAATGTTTTACCCCACGAGTACGTTTCGTAATGTTTGTAATGAATACAAGTGCCGCGACACGGCTTCCGACGTAAAATACATCGGACAACACCAGAGCTTGCTTCGTATTAGTGGTCAATGAGTTGACGCATCCTGTCGTTAGCACAAACGTGTTCAATTTAAGGCGGGTGCAGCacgagaaaaagcaaaaaaaaagaaaacaaatgacgGAGAGTTAACTTCAGTTCACGCAATTTTATACGTGCATTTTATGGCATGGCTACAATCGTGACGGCCCTTCCTAAAAATCACCCCGTTTGGCCATTGCATACGTGTTTAAGGACACGGGTTTACGCGAGTCAGCAGTCCCCAAACCGACCAAGTGACTCCTGCTCCTGTGTTCGCGTATAACTCCTACCTGTGTCGCCTTGTCCACCATGACGGGCAGCTCTTCCTCTTCTTCGACCGGTTCGTTCTCCTTGTTCTCGTTGTTGTTGACCTCTTCGAAGTCCTCCTCTCTGACCAGGGTGCCGGTGCCCGCGCTTCGAACCTCCTTCTTCGAGGCCGACGACTTCTTGCGGGTCAGCGGAGCCAAGATGACCTTGACGCCGTCGACCAGCCGGTTGCTGCGCTTGGGCGCCGGACTCCTCTGGAGCTCGATCGGGGTTCCGGGCCTGGTGTACTCCTCGACCGAGTAACTCCGCACCACGGAAGGTGGCGGCGGCACCGGCGGAGGGGGAGGCGACGACTCCCTCGAGCTGCTCGCCGGCGGGTCGTGCCGCAGCGTCGCCTCGCGGTCGAACTTCTGCACGATCCGCCGGACGTGGTTGCGCTTGACCACGGGCGAGTCGGGTCTTCGTCGCGGGGAccgcgacgccgacgccgacgacgcgcTCCTGGCCACGGACGACGCCCCCCgcacgtggtggtggtggtggtgcccgGAGGAGTCCGAGACCGTGGTCTCCAGCGGTAAGGGAGGCTCTTCGGGGATGCGGCCGCCTCCGGCGCTCTTGTCGTGGTGGTGCCGGTTCTTGTAGACCTTGAACCAGAACTTCTTCTCGGGCGAAGGGGGCGCCTGTGCAGAGAGGTAAAGCTGCCTCTTACAGACCGTTACACTGGAAGCATTGCGCGGGAAAGACAATCGACGAAGACTAGACAGCACAAGCGCTTATGATTGTATTACCAACCATCCCAAGCCATGACTCTTCTAGTAGAGACCGCACTGGTAACGTGGGAGAATGCAGGTTGTCAGCCGGCATACCTATCGGTGCAATGGCGATCATATAAGTGGAAAATAATCACGTACGTTGATATAAATGTATAATGGTTAAGAACGTTCATGCATTTAATGTACAGCGGAGCTACATATCTGGTCTTGTGCGTGTAACTGATTGTGAGTCCCGAGGTTTCAGTGCACTTATAGCCTTCCTAGAATACAGAGTACACGTATCGCGTGACGAAGGCTCACTGTGCGTACGTAGtccgtttttttttgcttttctttattggcatCATCAACGGAACCAAAAGAAATTGTGAGTTACTAGCGAAAGAGGTTCATCTGGCTCCCGGGCGTAACGAGCAAGGAGAGAGAAACCTGGCTCACCTGAGCAGAGTCCGGCACATCGCCGTTTCCTGCGTGGGACACGGAGTTCGAGCTGCCCTCATGCCGCCGGGGAAACTTCTTGACCCGGACGGCTCGGCTGAAGCTGACCTTCTTGCCGGCCGAGCCGCGGGACTCGGCGCTGCGTCCCGAGGCGTCCGAGTTGTCCGACCGGGTCGAGTCGGCCCGGTGGACGGCAGCGCTGGGCatgacgccgccgccgccgctgggccGCGGGCCGCCCTGTCGGCTCGGGCTGCGCTGGCGATCCACGGTCCTGCGAGGGCAGAGAgaggaggagggagagagagagggataatGTAATTGAAAGAAGACGGAGAGGTCGGTCTGAGCTgaggcgctctagcctgctatactctgcacagggggagggggaacgcaAAGGTCTGATGAGGGATGGTGATGACACagaaagagggatgcgcaacggtgaaagcaagttcaacactctgacgataaacattcacaaatctCATTCGTGAGATTTGTGAATGAGAGGAGAGGGACGATCCACGGTCCTGCGAGGGCAGAGAgaggaggagggagagagagataatttagttgaaagaaggcagagaggtcggcctgagctaaggcgctctagcctgctataCTCTgcagagggggagggggaacttaaaggtgtgatgagggatggtgatgacacagaaaaagggatgcgcaacggtgaaagcaagttcaacaccctgacgataaacattcacaaatctCATCCATGAGATTCGTGAATGAAAGGAGGAAAGATTCGCTAACCATGGACTGAGCCCGGTCGGCTACCTCGCACTGGGAGAAGGACAAAAGGGGGCGGGGAAGCTTAAGAGGAGAAGAGAAAGTCCATTGTCGACGTCGCCGACGTATTCACGGTTCTCCGTCCTATGTCGCGGACGGTCGCTTAGCGGCGGTGGCCTCCTTCGGAaatcgcagcagcagcacctTTGTGGCCCTTTGAAAATTGTTACATGCGAGGCCACGCGGCCTTGTTCAGAGAGAAAGGTCTGGCTGACAGCTGTGCCGCAGATGCGAAAAGATTGGGTGGCTATGCATGCGTCCGTTTGAATTTGCTGCCACAATTACGGGTGTTATAAGATCAGCAGCGCTAATTTGAGATAGTTGATTTGAACGGTTGCACGTTCAAGACCACTGACGCTGCCGCGACAGTACCTGTTTTAtgcattgcatattgcaatcactcagttcagcccttgggcgcggccgggcagccaccattgagggtatgagcgattgttcattgctgcgcctctcatatgtgggtctattcatatgtgggtctattttaagtttgctatgtttgttattaagttgcttctatttttatgcgttgcatattgcaatcactcagttcagcccttgggcgcggccgggcagccaccattgacctttagcgcaaccacgtgacgtgacgtcacgaccgccggaggaaaagctgggccccaactcgcgcaatatgcaacgcattcttggcttaaccaagctaagcctggccatatttttttttttgcgaaacgcTGCACACGAGCGCGATAAGGAAGGTGCAGCAGGGCGGACGGGAAATTTCACATCAACCGAAAACGCCTGGGTTGTGGGAAAAAGCGTTGAAGCTAGCAACACGAAGCTTTCAGGGCACCGCAATGTGTACGCTTGTGTCGGAGACCTGCGCTTGCACAGGATTTTTGGCTACCGCATTTTGCAGCGATCGCATAGGTATGTCGCGTTTCCTCTTAATTCTGTCTCATTTCGCCTCGAGTGGTTCAACGAAGTCGTTAGGACGAACTGCATGCAAGGCAGCAAATGCCAGGACGATGCTAGCAAGCTTTGCCGCTGCGCACTAGCGTGGAGTAACGGTTAAAAACTCTGTGGTAAGTGGGACCCCTTGGGAACGAAAACGCTCAAAAGCGCGATCGAGACAACACCAAGCCTTTCTCATGCCGTAAGAAATCAAATTCGAGCCCAACTCAGCATATATCCTCACTCTCTCGTGGCTACACAACCTACAAAGCGCACGGCACGCTCTCACAAGTTCGACAGACGTGCGAAGCCCCGCCCCCGCAACCTCTTTCCGGTACTTCCCGCGCATCGCCCGATCTCCCCCTCCACGCCCCCACCCTCCTATTTCTAcgactcactagacccccgcaagccattgtccggtgtatggcgtaccctacggggtctttgctcaagtccccagcaacgacacccattcaacgcccttgctctctatcaaaaccgctgtgagatagacgtcgcagaggaattttgtgcgaacgtcgccggcggcacagtttcagtccctgacatggctctaggcaacatccccggcccacgagatgcaagtatggacgttccattctctatggaagagctagaagctgctatggcgctctgtaagtgttcgtcttcaccggggcccgatggcataacatatactgctttgcgccacctaggcagagaagcacgaagagaactcctcagcatttttaatagttcatggcaagatggtgtcgtcccacaggaatggaaacgcagccgtctggtaccgcttctaaaagcaggaaagtcaccgctcgaactggcatcctatcggcctatagctcttgccagctgcgtcgggaagctcatggaacgtatgatcctcatgcgtctcgaatggtaccttgaacaccacaagatttaccctgactctatggcgggatttcgacggggtcgttcatcgattgacaatgtcatcgatctagtaacatctgtggaacaacaaaaatatcggaagcgattatcagtagcactctttcttgacgtgaaaggcgcttacgacaacgttttccatcaaaccattctagacgcacttttgacaatagaactaggaggacgagtatatcgatgggtcagtaactacttgacacaaaggtccttgttcgtacgaacggaacatggtccgactaccgaccactacacatgccgaggcgttccccaaggtggtgttctaagccctattcttttcaacctcgcgcttcttgggctggccgagtccctaccggaaacagtgagtgtttcaatctacgccgacgacatctgcatctggacatcagcggtcactcgcctgcaggttcgcgcacggctacagaaagcagcaacacaggcatctgactaccttcacgcacaaggccttaccatctcaacagacaaatgtgcgttagtcgcttttacgcgaaaagcgatgactccttatccggtatgcatcaatggtcagcctatctcctacaagagaagtcaccggtttttgggcgtcattatagACCGAGACCttacttggagccctcatgttgcccacttaaagaagaagctcacatctattgttcacgtcttcaagttcatcgccggcaaaagatggggatcgtcagtgggctccatgctacagttatatcgagcactgttcatcggattcctacgctacagttctcccgtgcttgctaaaacatgcaagtcaaatcttcgagaacttcagagcgtgcaggcgcaggcactacgtgtttgcctaggccttccgcgcagcgcctcaacagctggaaccattgtaatggctcaagaccatccgatcacgacttatattagtaccgaaacgcttagagcccatgttcgtcatgtttcacggatgcagtcaagctctcttgcgtgcctgccggaacgacgaccacaggcgtctttctccaacaaggtcagcatccatcgtgcctccttaccatcgggtttcacaccctctgcacgttcaacctcagctttgtggtgtttaaaacaacctcaagtgcgtcttacggttccaggaataagaaagaagaccgacctgcctaccttgaccttgaagcaagcagctctgga is a window from the Dermacentor albipictus isolate Rhodes 1998 colony chromosome 6, USDA_Dalb.pri_finalv2, whole genome shotgun sequence genome containing:
- the LOC139061063 gene encoding serine/arginine-rich splicing factor 4-like, which encodes MPSAAVHRADSTRSDNSDASGRSAESRGSAGKKVSFSRAVRVKKFPRRHEGSSNSVSHAGNGDVPDSAQAPPSPEKKFWFKVYKNRHHHDKSAGGGRIPEEPPLPLETTVSDSSGHHHHHHVRGASSVARSASSASASRSPRRRPDSPVVKRNHVRRIVQKFDREATLRHDPPASSSRESSPPPPPVPPPPSVVRSYSVEEYTRPGTPIELQRSPAPKRSNRLVDGVKVILAPLTRKKSSASKKEVRSAGTGTLVREEDFEEVNNNENKENEPVEEEEELPVMVDKATQVKPFDLEEFFATSGDVSHLYSQVDKSKKTTTFKTPEIHVHHPEVVVDYPITSSPRYVERDYEYYDRSRASSSSPTPRRGGDVSTTPEPEYGSIRRVKSSSRSFGFNLGRWEHDDSARRRDSDTSSVNSEPGILGGHRDGSRPGSVLKAYDSKKRELSYENVPARVSDNERSRTGSPTTSTSGVWVRDIDKDYRRGMADADVTVPSSGYVFTYTASLGGGDRSSKKKTTTTTTTKSSSRDASPTLLDNGSLPRGHRRSPSRGPRSVSSDQTSVRGGLAAAYQARQARAAASSSNGRVSKSSSPRSPRIHASSPGRSAGAVSSGPGSVQGSVAGSVTSEPAYQRDTVVLYIPGVSHHSTPSEDSLRVSRSQSVLNKDKSASRSASKSGHKSKSSSSSSRPKRAASESDIRRTKSVPKGAKFPWLRIKPTVTATPVH